The segment AAGCACTTCACTATTCTATAGGAGTACTAAAAATACCTTCTATAAGAAATAATAAGCAAAAACAACATAGGAGGAGAGTGTTAAATGACTAATCATCATACAGAATTCACTTGTGCCGAAACCAGTACATTGTGGACTTTATATTTGAACAACTCCATGTCAGCGTGTGTGCTTAGGTATTTTTTGGAATGTGTAGAAGACAAAGAAATAAGAGAAGTGGTGGCAATGGCATATGATGTAGCATCCACTAATGAAAACGAATTGAAGTCCGTTTTCTGGAAGGAACAGTATCCTTTGCCAATTGGATTTTCGGAAAACGATGTTAACCTTCAGGCACCACGACTATTTTCTGACTCATTTAAGTTATCCTACATTCTTCAAATGGCGAAAATAGGATTGGTGACATATGGGGCAAGCCTTGGTGCTGTATCAAGAAAGGATATAAGAAAGCTTTATTCAACTTTTTTGCAGCGAACGGTTGAACTATTCGACGACTCAACAGAATTATTATTGAAAAGAGGATTATATACTAAAAAACCATATACCATCATTCCTGAAAAGGCAGAAATTGTAGATGATCAGAAATACTTCAGTGGAATAAACCCATTTGTAAATAAAAGGACATTAAACAACATTGAAGTGACCCACCTTAGCCTGAATATAGAGACCAATCAGATCGGCATGATGCTATGTACCGCTTTTTCTCAAACGGCAATACACAAAGAAGTCAGGGAGTTTATGATGACTGGAAAACAGTTGGCACACAGTCATATCAAGAAATTTATTGATATCTTGATGAAGGATGATATCCAAGCACCCATGTCTAGTGACTATTCCATCACGGATTCGAGGATTCCGCCTTTTTCTGATAAGCTGATGATGTTTCACAATAGCATGATGATTGCTGCCGGTATTGGGAATTATGCTACAGCTGCTTCTGCAAGCCAAAGGACAGACATTGCAATAAAATATGAAAAGCTTTCTTCTGAATCCGCGTTGCTTGCCAAAGCTGGCGCAGATATCATGGTGAACCATCGATGGATGGAGAAACCGCCTGCAACTGCAGATCGAAATGAACTCTCCAAAAAGCGGGAATAGTTGTAGAAATCGCCTGGATTTGGTATAAAGGAAGTAACAAAGGCAGAGGAGAACCTACGATGAACCCTAAAAAAAGTGCTTTAATAATTGGAGCAACTG is part of the Sutcliffiella sp. FSL R7-0096 genome and harbors:
- a CDS encoding DUF3231 family protein, translated to MTNHHTEFTCAETSTLWTLYLNNSMSACVLRYFLECVEDKEIREVVAMAYDVASTNENELKSVFWKEQYPLPIGFSENDVNLQAPRLFSDSFKLSYILQMAKIGLVTYGASLGAVSRKDIRKLYSTFLQRTVELFDDSTELLLKRGLYTKKPYTIIPEKAEIVDDQKYFSGINPFVNKRTLNNIEVTHLSLNIETNQIGMMLCTAFSQTAIHKEVREFMMTGKQLAHSHIKKFIDILMKDDIQAPMSSDYSITDSRIPPFSDKLMMFHNSMMIAAGIGNYATAASASQRTDIAIKYEKLSSESALLAKAGADIMVNHRWMEKPPATADRNELSKKRE